A region of Paraburkholderia largidicola DNA encodes the following proteins:
- a CDS encoding efflux RND transporter permease subunit, producing MAKFFIDRPIFAWVIAIILMLAGLASIFTLPVAQYPTIAPPAVQISATYPGASAKTVENTVTQVIEQQMSGLDHLLYLSSTSDDSGTATITLTFAAGTNPDIAQVQVQNKLQLATPLLPQAVQQLGTKVTKSSSSFLLVMAFVSTDGSMNKYDLANYVASNVQDPVSRIDGVGTVTLFGTQYAMRIWLDANKLTNFGLTPVDVQAALQAQNVQVAGGSLGGTPSVPGQLLQATISEATLLTTPEQFGNILLKVNQDGSQVRLKDVSHIELGGENYNFDTKYNGQPTAGFGIQLATGANALATAKAVRDKIDQLSKYFPHGLIVKYPYDTTPFVRLSIEEVVKTLLEGIVLVFLVMYLFLQNLRATLIPTIAVPVVLLGTFAIMSAVGFSINVLSMFGLVLAIGLLVDDAIVVVENVERVMSEEGLSPREATRKAMDQITGALIGVALVLSAVFVPVAFSGGSVGAIYRQFSLTIVAAMVLSVLVALILTPALCATILKPIPQGHHEEKKGFFGWFNRNFDKSRDKYHSGVHHVIKRSGRWLIIYLVVIVAVGLLFVRLPKSFLPDEDQGTMFVLVQTPSGSTQETTARALKDVSDYLLNDEKSIVESTFTVNGFSFAGRGQNAGLVFVRMKDYAERQHANQKVQALVGRMFMHFVGYKNATVFPVNPPSIPELGTASGFDFELQDRAGLGHDKLMAARNQLLGMASKDPMLAQVRPNGLNDTPQFKVSIDHEKAASQGVSLAAIDQTFSIAWASQYVNNFLDTDSRIKKVYVQADPRFRMTPENLNDWYVRNSAGTMVPFSSFASGQWTYGSPKLERYNGISAVEIQGQASPGKSTGQAMTAMEALAAKLPAGIGYEWTGLSFQERQSGSQAPILYGISILVVFLCLAALYESWSIPFSVIMVVPLGVLGALLAATLRGLENDVFFQVGLLTTVGLSAKNAILIVEFARELQQGEGMGPVEAALEAARLRLRPILMTSLAFILGVLPLAISNGAGSASQHAIGTGVIGGMLTATFLAIFMIPMFFVVIRAKFTGDKEDPDEAMKHYNEHHPHDPQGGSGPGNAGGGH from the coding sequence ATGGCAAAGTTTTTTATCGATCGCCCGATCTTCGCGTGGGTGATCGCCATCATTCTGATGCTGGCGGGTCTGGCGTCGATCTTCACGCTGCCGGTTGCGCAATATCCGACGATTGCGCCGCCGGCCGTGCAGATCAGCGCGACGTATCCGGGTGCATCGGCGAAGACGGTTGAAAACACCGTCACGCAGGTGATCGAGCAGCAGATGAGCGGCCTCGACCACTTGCTGTACCTGTCGTCGACTTCCGACGACTCGGGTACGGCCACCATCACGCTGACGTTCGCGGCGGGCACCAACCCCGACATCGCGCAGGTTCAGGTGCAGAACAAGCTGCAGCTCGCGACACCGCTGCTGCCGCAAGCAGTGCAGCAGCTCGGCACGAAGGTGACGAAGTCGAGCAGCAGCTTCCTGCTGGTGATGGCGTTCGTGTCGACCGACGGCAGCATGAACAAGTACGACCTCGCGAACTACGTCGCGTCGAACGTGCAGGACCCGGTCAGCCGTATCGACGGCGTGGGTACGGTCACGCTGTTCGGCACGCAGTACGCGATGCGGATCTGGCTCGACGCCAACAAGCTGACCAACTTCGGCTTGACGCCTGTCGATGTTCAGGCCGCGCTGCAGGCGCAGAACGTTCAGGTGGCGGGCGGCTCGCTCGGCGGCACGCCGTCGGTGCCGGGCCAGTTGCTGCAGGCGACGATCAGCGAAGCGACGCTGCTGACCACGCCCGAGCAGTTCGGCAACATCCTGCTGAAGGTCAACCAGGACGGCTCGCAGGTGCGCCTCAAGGACGTCTCGCACATCGAGCTGGGCGGCGAAAACTACAACTTCGACACCAAGTACAACGGTCAGCCGACGGCGGGCTTCGGTATCCAGCTGGCGACGGGCGCGAATGCGCTGGCGACGGCGAAGGCCGTGCGCGACAAGATCGACCAGTTGTCGAAATACTTCCCGCACGGTCTCATCGTGAAGTATCCGTACGACACGACGCCGTTCGTGCGCCTGTCGATCGAGGAAGTGGTCAAGACGCTGCTCGAAGGTATCGTGCTGGTGTTCCTGGTCATGTACCTGTTCCTGCAGAACCTGCGCGCCACGCTGATCCCGACGATCGCGGTGCCGGTGGTGCTGCTGGGCACGTTCGCGATCATGAGCGCCGTCGGCTTCTCGATCAACGTGCTGTCGATGTTCGGTCTCGTGCTCGCGATCGGCCTGCTGGTGGACGATGCGATCGTGGTGGTGGAAAACGTCGAGCGGGTGATGTCCGAGGAAGGCTTGTCGCCACGCGAGGCAACCCGCAAGGCGATGGACCAGATCACGGGCGCGCTGATCGGCGTGGCACTGGTGCTGTCCGCGGTGTTCGTGCCTGTGGCGTTCTCGGGCGGTTCGGTCGGCGCGATTTACCGGCAGTTCTCGCTGACCATCGTCGCGGCGATGGTGCTGTCCGTGCTGGTCGCGTTGATTTTGACGCCGGCGCTGTGCGCGACGATTCTCAAGCCGATTCCGCAGGGCCATCACGAAGAGAAGAAGGGCTTCTTCGGCTGGTTCAACCGCAACTTCGACAAGAGCCGCGACAAGTATCACTCGGGCGTGCACCACGTGATCAAGCGCTCGGGCCGCTGGCTCATCATCTATCTGGTGGTGATCGTCGCGGTGGGTCTGCTGTTCGTGCGTCTGCCGAAGTCGTTCCTGCCGGATGAAGACCAGGGCACGATGTTCGTGCTGGTGCAGACGCCGTCGGGCTCGACGCAGGAGACTACGGCGCGCGCGTTGAAGGACGTGTCCGACTACCTGCTCAACGATGAAAAGAGCATCGTCGAATCGACCTTCACCGTGAACGGCTTCAGCTTCGCGGGCCGCGGCCAGAACGCCGGTCTCGTGTTCGTGCGGATGAAGGACTACGCGGAACGCCAGCATGCGAACCAGAAGGTGCAGGCGCTGGTGGGCCGGATGTTCATGCACTTCGTCGGCTACAAGAACGCGACTGTGTTCCCGGTCAATCCGCCGTCGATTCCCGAACTGGGTACGGCGTCGGGCTTCGACTTCGAACTGCAGGACCGCGCGGGTCTCGGCCACGACAAGCTGATGGCGGCGCGTAACCAGTTGCTCGGCATGGCGTCGAAGGACCCGATGCTCGCGCAGGTGCGTCCGAACGGCCTGAACGATACGCCGCAGTTCAAGGTGTCGATCGATCACGAGAAGGCGGCGTCGCAAGGCGTGAGCCTCGCGGCCATCGACCAGACGTTCTCGATTGCCTGGGCGTCGCAGTACGTGAACAACTTCCTCGATACGGACAGCCGGATCAAGAAGGTGTACGTGCAGGCCGACCCGCGTTTCCGCATGACGCCGGAAAACCTGAACGACTGGTACGTGCGCAACTCGGCGGGCACGATGGTGCCGTTCTCGTCGTTTGCCAGCGGCCAGTGGACCTACGGTTCGCCGAAGCTCGAACGCTACAACGGTATCTCGGCCGTCGAAATCCAGGGGCAGGCGTCGCCGGGCAAATCGACGGGTCAGGCGATGACCGCGATGGAAGCGCTCGCGGCGAAGCTGCCGGCGGGTATCGGCTACGAATGGACGGGTCTGTCGTTCCAGGAACGTCAGTCTGGTTCGCAGGCGCCGATTCTGTACGGTATCTCGATCCTCGTCGTGTTCCTGTGTCTTGCCGCGCTGTATGAAAGCTGGTCGATTCCGTTCTCGGTGATCATGGTGGTGCCGCTCGGCGTGCTGGGCGCGCTGCTCGCCGCGACGCTGCGCGGGCTGGAAAACGACGTGTTCTTCCAGGTCGGTCTGCTGACTACGGTGGGTCTGTCCGCGAAGAACGCGATTCTGATCGTCGAGTTCGCGCGCGAACTGCAGCAGGGCGAAGGCATGGGGCCGGTGGAAGCGGCGCTCGAAGCGGCGCGTCTGCGGCTGCGCCCGATCCTGATGACGTCGCTCGCGTTCATTCTCGGCGTGCTGCCCCTCGCGATCAGCAACGGCGCGGGCTCGGCAAGCCAGCACGCGATCGGTACGGGCGTGATCGGCGGTATGTTGACGGCGACCTTCCTCGCGATTTTCATGATCCCGATGTTCTTCGTCGTGATTCGCGCGAAGTTCACCGGCGACAAGGAAGACCCGGACGAAGCGATGAAGCACTACAACGAGCACCATCCGCATGACCCGCAGGGTGGCAGCGGCCCGGGCAACGCTGGCGGAGGACATTGA
- a CDS encoding efflux RND transporter periplasmic adaptor subunit, giving the protein MRVERVPFRLLTAATAAVMLAACGPKQSAPPPQTPEVGIVTVQPQAVPVVTELPGRTSAFLVAQVRARVDGIVLRREFTEGTQVKAGQRLYKIDPAPYIATLNNAKASLAKAQANLVSTTAQANRFKVLVAANAVSKQDYDNAVASEGQAAADVAAGKAAVDTAQINLGYTDVVSPVTGQVGISQVTPGAYVQASQATLMSTVQQLDPVYVDVTQSSLAGLKLRRDIQSGRLKTSGPDAAKVELVLEDGRVYSDKGKLQFTDVTVDQATGSVTIRAIFQNKDHVLLPGMFVRARIEEGVNESALLVPQIGVTHDQKGQPTALVLNKEDKVELRTLQATATYGQYWVVEGGLSAGDRVIVNGVDKVRPGATAKAVPAQLPPSPASDAAASAPAGAQAASGAAAASAASGA; this is encoded by the coding sequence ATGCGCGTCGAACGGGTTCCATTCCGCTTACTCACTGCCGCGACGGCTGCCGTAATGCTGGCAGCATGCGGACCAAAACAATCAGCACCTCCGCCTCAAACCCCTGAAGTCGGCATCGTGACGGTCCAGCCGCAAGCCGTGCCTGTCGTCACCGAATTGCCGGGCCGCACCAGTGCGTTCCTCGTCGCGCAGGTGCGCGCGCGGGTCGACGGCATCGTGCTGCGCCGCGAGTTCACGGAAGGCACGCAGGTCAAGGCCGGCCAGCGTCTGTACAAGATCGATCCGGCGCCGTACATCGCGACGCTGAACAACGCGAAGGCGTCGCTCGCGAAGGCCCAGGCTAACCTCGTGTCGACCACCGCACAGGCCAATCGCTTCAAGGTGCTGGTCGCGGCGAACGCGGTGTCGAAGCAGGACTACGACAACGCCGTCGCATCCGAAGGCCAGGCTGCCGCTGATGTCGCGGCCGGCAAGGCCGCCGTCGATACCGCGCAGATCAACCTCGGCTACACGGACGTCGTTTCGCCCGTCACGGGCCAGGTCGGCATCTCGCAGGTGACGCCGGGCGCATACGTGCAGGCGAGCCAGGCGACGCTGATGTCGACCGTGCAGCAACTCGATCCCGTCTACGTCGACGTCACGCAGTCGAGCCTCGCGGGCCTCAAGCTGCGCCGCGACATCCAGTCGGGCCGGCTGAAGACCTCGGGTCCGGACGCCGCGAAGGTCGAACTGGTGCTCGAAGACGGCCGCGTCTATTCGGATAAGGGCAAGCTGCAGTTCACCGACGTCACCGTCGACCAGGCCACGGGCTCCGTGACGATTCGCGCGATCTTCCAGAACAAGGATCACGTGCTGTTGCCGGGCATGTTCGTGCGCGCGCGCATCGAGGAAGGCGTCAACGAAAGCGCGCTGCTGGTGCCGCAGATCGGTGTCACGCACGACCAGAAGGGTCAGCCGACAGCACTCGTCCTCAATAAGGAAGACAAGGTCGAGCTGCGCACGCTGCAGGCTACGGCGACCTACGGCCAGTACTGGGTCGTCGAAGGCGGCCTGAGTGCGGGCGACCGTGTGATCGTGAACGGCGTCGACAAGGTGCGTCCGGGCGCAACGGCCAAGGCCGTGCCGGCGCAACTGCCGCCGTCGCCCGCTTCGGACGCAGCCGCGTCGGCTCCGGCCGGCGCACAGGCAGCCAGCGGCGCGGCCGCGGCCTCTGCTGCATCGGGCGCGTAA
- a CDS encoding efflux transporter outer membrane subunit produces MPKYSLMAVAVALVAAGCTMEPKYHQPAAPVSGAFPSDGVYATQPVPGAGARSANGQTAVDIGWRDFFVDQRLQQLIEISLKNNRDLRVSVLNIEASRAQYQIVRAALMPTLDASASQSKSRTPKDLSFLDRTISNQYSVGLNASWEIDFFGRIRSLKDQALAEYLSTAQARKAAEIALVASVADQYLTVLSFDDLLTVTENTLKTAQESYRITKLQYDTGTGSELDLRQAETVVEQAKADLQSQARLRAQAENALVLLVGEPLPRDLPGGLTLNDQDLLTDIPAGLPSDLLTRRPDIAEAEQNLLAANANIGAARAAFFPRVSLTGSFGTLSPTLGGLFKPGSAAWSFAPQITLPIFEGGQNKANLDLATVQKNIQIAQYEKAIQTAFREVADGLAARGTYDQQIAALERNTFAEQRRLDLSDLRYRNGVDSYLSVLTAQTGLYDAQRSLITARTARLTNLVDLYKALGGGWIEHAGEQPRPADAPVDYGAASAPVAASAATAG; encoded by the coding sequence ATGCCTAAATATTCTTTGATGGCAGTGGCCGTCGCGCTCGTCGCCGCGGGCTGCACGATGGAGCCGAAGTATCACCAGCCGGCCGCGCCCGTGTCGGGCGCCTTCCCGAGCGACGGCGTCTATGCGACGCAGCCCGTGCCCGGCGCGGGCGCGCGTTCGGCGAACGGCCAGACGGCCGTCGATATCGGCTGGCGCGATTTCTTCGTCGATCAGCGTCTGCAACAGCTGATCGAGATCTCGCTGAAGAACAACCGCGATCTGCGCGTGTCGGTGCTGAACATCGAGGCTTCGCGCGCTCAGTATCAGATCGTACGCGCGGCGCTGATGCCGACGCTCGACGCGTCCGCGTCACAGTCGAAATCGCGCACGCCGAAGGACCTGTCGTTCCTCGACCGGACGATCTCCAACCAGTATTCGGTTGGCCTGAACGCATCGTGGGAAATCGACTTCTTCGGCCGCATCCGCAGTCTGAAGGACCAGGCGCTGGCGGAGTATCTGTCGACGGCGCAGGCGCGCAAGGCGGCGGAGATCGCGCTGGTCGCATCGGTGGCGGATCAGTATCTGACGGTGCTGTCCTTTGACGATCTGCTGACAGTCACGGAGAACACGCTCAAGACCGCGCAAGAGTCGTATCGCATCACAAAGCTGCAGTACGATACGGGCACGGGTTCTGAGTTGGATCTGCGTCAGGCTGAGACGGTCGTCGAGCAGGCGAAAGCGGATCTGCAGTCGCAGGCGCGTCTGCGCGCACAGGCTGAGAATGCGCTGGTCCTGCTGGTCGGCGAGCCGTTGCCGCGCGATCTTCCGGGCGGTCTCACGCTCAACGACCAGGACCTGCTGACCGACATCCCCGCTGGTTTGCCGTCGGATCTGCTGACGCGCCGTCCCGATATCGCCGAAGCCGAGCAGAACCTGCTCGCGGCGAACGCGAATATCGGCGCGGCGCGTGCGGCGTTCTTCCCGCGCGTCTCGCTGACGGGCAGCTTCGGCACGCTGAGCCCGACGCTCGGCGGGTTGTTCAAGCCGGGCTCGGCGGCGTGGAGTTTCGCGCCGCAGATCACGCTGCCGATATTCGAAGGCGGCCAGAACAAGGCGAACCTCGATCTCGCGACGGTACAGAAGAACATCCAGATCGCGCAGTACGAGAAGGCGATCCAGACCGCATTCCGCGAAGTCGCGGACGGGCTGGCCGCGCGCGGCACGTACGATCAGCAGATCGCGGCGCTCGAGCGCAACACGTTTGCGGAGCAGCGCCGTCTCGATCTGTCGGACCTGCGCTACCGAAACGGCGTCGACAGCTATCTCTCCGTGCTGACCGCGCAGACCGGCCTGTACGACGCGCAGCGATCGCTCATCACGGCACGCACGGCGCGCCTGACGAACCTCGTCGATCTGTACAAGGCGCTGGGCGGTGGATGGATCGAGCACGCGGGCGAACAGCCGCGTCCCGCCGACGCACCCGTCGATTATGGTGCAGCGAGCGCGCCCGTTGCCGCTTCGGCGGCGACGGCGGGTTGA